The Paenibacillus sp. RUD330 genome has a segment encoding these proteins:
- a CDS encoding alginate lyase family protein → MDKHENVSNDGQQRQISESSSKAEGSLRRLFSLLDLDLPELGRVAQEVLHDRLDNACQALKEHLLERLPPLFCSDKESAADIAAYVRRHQPEETALVMDTSEEVLRQTFHFRFPTDMERSSVPVTFAGEIDWNHVPDRDEEWAYMLNRHRYWGALGQAYLLTGEERFAEGFCLQLDDWLRRNPVPAEVTRDTMSWRSIEAGMRMSHWLKALAYTLRSPAMTPLLTARMLLSFHEHADYLERAFSRLKIISNWGVLENGGLFQIASVLPEFRRSEHWAETARQRLEETARVQIMKDGVHWEQSFSYHLEVMSMYHEVLMRADRQGMRLNADFTATVREMAYASMHLAKPDHRQVLLGDSDNSDIRSALTAAAWLHREPLLKSGAHSEMDYDNAWLFGISAIQEYSRMRAELPARLSHAFPHSGHYVMRSGWKEEDLFLYFRCGPLGGGHGHADLLHIDVHAYGRELLTDSGRYTYSDGKPERRELKQAEAHNTTLVDGRPFTEIMDTWTTGRAASPTGVSWISESAYDYAEGSHTGYRLEKEPVYPKRRILFIKPFFWLLTDAFDGRGEHEHEQYFHFAPGAARLSEESGVCLADGHGGARLAILPVEPGAMRFRLQEGKVSKVYNEIEPRATAVYSRKGPAPSAMMQVLLPLPSSGSALPVVEKMPVRLLSGELAGDDRAAACRIEMTDSGESHIILIAHEPPAQAGDCYVVDGIQVFGEVVWIHRRGGEAKATVVK, encoded by the coding sequence GTGGACAAGCATGAGAATGTTAGCAACGACGGGCAGCAGCGCCAAATATCCGAGAGCAGTAGCAAAGCGGAGGGTTCGCTTCGCCGCCTATTTTCGCTTCTCGATCTCGACCTTCCCGAGCTGGGCCGGGTTGCTCAAGAGGTCCTTCATGACAGGCTCGACAACGCCTGCCAAGCCTTGAAGGAGCATCTGCTGGAACGGCTGCCGCCTCTTTTTTGCTCCGACAAGGAGAGCGCCGCCGACATCGCCGCTTACGTCCGGAGGCATCAGCCGGAGGAGACGGCGCTGGTCATGGACACCTCCGAGGAGGTGCTGCGGCAGACGTTCCATTTCCGCTTTCCGACCGACATGGAGCGCAGCTCCGTTCCCGTGACCTTTGCCGGTGAGATCGATTGGAATCATGTTCCCGACAGGGACGAGGAATGGGCGTACATGCTCAACCGACATCGGTACTGGGGCGCGCTCGGCCAAGCCTATCTGCTCACGGGCGAAGAACGCTTCGCGGAAGGCTTCTGCCTGCAGCTGGACGACTGGCTCCGGCGCAATCCGGTGCCGGCCGAGGTGACGAGGGACACGATGAGCTGGCGGTCAATCGAAGCCGGCATGCGGATGAGCCACTGGCTCAAAGCTCTGGCATACACGCTGCGAAGCCCGGCGATGACGCCTTTGCTGACGGCGCGCATGCTGCTGTCTTTCCATGAGCATGCGGATTATTTGGAGAGAGCCTTCTCGCGCCTGAAGATTATCAGCAACTGGGGCGTGCTGGAGAACGGCGGTCTGTTCCAGATCGCTTCCGTCCTGCCGGAGTTCCGGCGGTCGGAGCATTGGGCGGAGACGGCCAGACAGAGGCTGGAGGAGACGGCCCGGGTCCAGATCATGAAGGATGGCGTTCACTGGGAGCAGTCGTTTTCCTACCATCTCGAGGTGATGAGCATGTATCATGAGGTGCTCATGCGGGCGGACCGGCAGGGGATGCGCCTGAATGCGGACTTTACAGCAACCGTGCGGGAAATGGCTTATGCATCCATGCATCTGGCCAAGCCGGATCACCGGCAGGTGCTGCTCGGAGACAGCGACAACAGCGATATCCGTTCCGCGCTGACAGCTGCGGCATGGCTGCATCGGGAGCCGTTACTCAAGTCCGGCGCCCATTCGGAGATGGATTACGACAATGCCTGGCTGTTCGGGATTTCCGCTATCCAGGAATACAGCCGGATGAGGGCGGAGCTTCCCGCCCGGCTTTCCCATGCTTTTCCCCATTCGGGCCATTACGTCATGCGCTCCGGTTGGAAGGAGGAGGATCTGTTCCTCTACTTCCGCTGCGGGCCGCTGGGAGGCGGTCATGGCCATGCGGATCTGCTGCATATCGACGTCCATGCCTATGGCAGGGAGCTGCTGACGGATTCGGGCCGCTACACCTACAGCGACGGGAAGCCGGAGCGGCGCGAGCTCAAGCAGGCTGAGGCCCATAACACGACCTTGGTGGACGGGCGTCCTTTCACGGAAATCATGGATACATGGACAACCGGCCGCGCCGCCTCTCCAACCGGCGTCAGCTGGATTTCCGAATCGGCCTACGACTATGCCGAAGGCAGCCATACCGGATACCGGCTTGAGAAGGAGCCTGTGTATCCGAAGCGGCGAATCCTGTTCATCAAGCCGTTCTTCTGGCTGCTGACCGATGCCTTCGACGGACGGGGAGAGCATGAGCACGAGCAGTATTTCCACTTTGCTCCCGGCGCGGCAAGGTTGTCCGAGGAAAGCGGCGTTTGCCTTGCGGACGGTCACGGCGGAGCCAGGCTGGCCATCCTTCCTGTCGAGCCCGGAGCCATGCGGTTCCGCTTGCAGGAAGGCAAGGTATCGAAGGTCTACAACGAGATCGAGCCGAGAGCGACTGCCGTCTACAGCCGGAAGGGGCCGGCTCCCTCGGCGATGATGCAGGTGCTGCTGCCTCTGCCTTCCTCCGGATCGGCGCTGCCGGTCGTGGAGAAAATGCCCGTCCGGCTTCTATCGGGCGAGCTGGCGGGCGACGACCGGGCGGCGGCGTGCAGGATTGAGATGACGGATTCGGGAGAAAGCCATATCATCCTGATCGCTCATGAACCGCCCGCGCAGGCGGGGGATTGTTACGTCGTGGACGGAATTCAGGTATTCGGAGAGGTCGTCTGGATCCATCGGCGGGGCGGCGAAGCCAAGGCAACCGTCGTGAAATAG
- a CDS encoding glycoside hydrolase family 76 protein has translation MILGKRIVILAVAAALALPAFGGAKPAAAFTAANADTAMNGLISTFYDSSANYFYTNSDHAVHSHASGPNGGLYTDFWWEAQLWETVMDAYQRTNSSVYRTMIDDVYAGFNAKYADMMANDFNDDLGWWALACMRAYELTGTAEYRNRASFLFDQIYAFNDSTYGGGIWWKRDGTSPQKNVATNAPMIMTAIKLKNATGDSGYLTKAQGLYAWLKSRLVSGSKINDHIEGSGSGTAVNWDFTYNYGTFLGAALALYQATGTASYLTDANSAANYVINNMTLSYSLPYEGEDDGAGFKMVFARNLNQLRIATNNASYLNFLQQNATQAFNHRRASDNVIGSDWTAPTGTGYVQSLAAAAGASILQLVPADNYTGYIAGNGVYEAENARLSGIGTEAVQSGYSGRGYLAGWNTNGTSVTFNVNQNSASTRTVTIRYAAGAGNASRYVSVNGSVAAANLSLPGTGGWGTWSTVTLNVNLNAGFNTIVIGYDSSKGNSNYVNLDQISGL, from the coding sequence ATGATCTTGGGAAAACGCATCGTTATTCTGGCCGTTGCGGCGGCGCTCGCGCTGCCGGCCTTCGGCGGAGCGAAGCCGGCTGCCGCGTTCACGGCCGCCAATGCGGATACGGCCATGAACGGCTTGATCAGCACCTTTTACGATTCCTCCGCCAACTATTTCTACACGAACAGCGATCACGCCGTCCACTCGCATGCCAGCGGGCCGAACGGAGGCTTGTACACCGATTTCTGGTGGGAGGCGCAGCTGTGGGAAACGGTGATGGACGCCTACCAGCGGACGAACAGCTCCGTCTACCGGACGATGATCGACGATGTGTATGCCGGCTTCAACGCCAAGTACGCCGACATGATGGCCAATGACTTCAACGACGATCTGGGCTGGTGGGCGCTGGCCTGCATGCGGGCCTACGAGCTGACTGGAACGGCGGAATACCGGAATCGGGCCTCCTTCCTGTTCGATCAGATTTATGCCTTCAACGACAGCACGTACGGAGGCGGCATCTGGTGGAAGCGGGATGGAACCTCGCCCCAGAAAAACGTCGCGACCAACGCGCCGATGATCATGACCGCCATCAAGCTGAAAAACGCGACGGGCGACAGCGGTTATCTGACCAAAGCCCAGGGCCTGTATGCCTGGCTGAAATCCCGGCTCGTATCCGGCAGCAAAATCAACGACCATATCGAAGGCAGCGGCAGCGGCACGGCCGTCAACTGGGACTTCACGTACAACTACGGCACGTTCCTGGGAGCGGCGCTGGCTCTCTACCAAGCGACGGGCACGGCAAGCTACCTGACCGACGCCAACAGCGCCGCGAACTATGTCATCAACAATATGACGCTCTCCTATTCGCTGCCGTACGAAGGGGAGGACGACGGGGCCGGCTTCAAAATGGTGTTCGCGCGCAACCTGAACCAGCTGCGCATCGCCACGAACAATGCTTCCTACCTGAATTTCCTGCAGCAAAATGCGACACAGGCGTTCAACCACCGCCGCGCCTCGGACAACGTCATCGGCAGCGACTGGACGGCGCCGACCGGAACCGGCTACGTGCAAAGCCTGGCGGCAGCTGCCGGCGCCTCGATCCTGCAGCTCGTCCCGGCCGACAACTATACCGGCTACATCGCCGGCAACGGCGTCTATGAGGCCGAGAACGCCAGGCTGAGCGGAATCGGCACGGAGGCGGTCCAGTCCGGCTACTCGGGCCGCGGGTATTTGGCCGGATGGAACACGAACGGCACGAGCGTCACGTTCAACGTCAACCAGAACAGCGCCTCCACGAGGACTGTGACGATCCGCTACGCGGCGGGAGCAGGCAACGCTTCCCGCTATGTATCGGTCAACGGCTCCGTCGCGGCCGCGAATCTCAGCCTGCCGGGCACAGGCGGCTGGGGAACATGGAGCACGGTGACGCTGAACGTGAACCTGAACGCGGGGTTCAATACGATCGTCATCGGCTATGACAGCAGCAAGGGCAACAGCAATTATGTGAATCTGGATCAGATTTCCGGACTGTAG
- a CDS encoding sugar ABC transporter permease, with product MSSIGNLNKHQARTAYLFITPTMLLFCAFTVIPVAMALYLSFTNYDVVSRMDFVKLDNYKRLLKDDLFWTTFKNVAFYSVIFVPLNIILSLLLALLLNFKRLGVKLFRTMNYLPTLTSAVAAATVWIWLLHPEFGLVNNLLGYIGVTGPAWLSQTETAMLSIIMVTLWQAVGSNMVIYIAGLQGVPDYLYESAKLDGANAVQRFRFITWPQLRPTTFLVSTMSIIGALQLFDQAFVLTQGGPGNVTKTPVYLIYQQGFNQLQMGYASAQAFVLALAILIFSFVNMRVTKSEEPVV from the coding sequence ATGTCTTCCATCGGAAATCTCAACAAGCATCAGGCCCGGACAGCCTATTTGTTCATCACGCCGACGATGCTGCTGTTTTGCGCTTTCACCGTCATTCCGGTCGCAATGGCGCTTTATTTGAGCTTTACGAACTATGATGTCGTCAGCCGGATGGATTTCGTGAAGCTGGACAATTACAAGCGGCTGCTCAAGGACGACCTGTTCTGGACGACTTTCAAAAACGTCGCGTTCTACTCCGTCATTTTCGTTCCTTTGAACATCATCCTGTCGCTGCTTCTGGCGCTGCTGCTCAACTTCAAACGGCTCGGCGTCAAGCTGTTCAGGACGATGAACTACTTGCCGACGCTGACGTCGGCGGTCGCGGCCGCGACCGTATGGATCTGGCTGCTGCATCCGGAGTTCGGCCTGGTGAACAATCTGCTCGGGTATATAGGCGTCACGGGGCCGGCCTGGCTGTCGCAGACGGAAACCGCGATGCTGTCCATTATCATGGTGACGCTCTGGCAGGCGGTGGGGTCCAATATGGTCATCTACATCGCCGGCTTGCAGGGGGTTCCGGACTATCTGTACGAATCCGCCAAGCTCGACGGGGCGAACGCCGTCCAGCGGTTCCGCTTCATTACATGGCCGCAGCTGCGTCCGACGACGTTCCTGGTCAGCACGATGTCCATCATCGGAGCGCTCCAGCTGTTCGACCAGGCGTTCGTGCTGACGCAGGGCGGTCCCGGCAACGTGACGAAAACGCCGGTATACCTGATCTATCAGCAAGGCTTCAACCAGCTGCAGATGGGCTATGCCTCCGCGCAGGCGTTCGTGCTGGCGCTGGCGATCCTGATCTTCTCGTTCGTCAACATGCGCGTGACCAAATCCGAAGAGCCTGTCGTGTAA
- a CDS encoding glycoside hydrolase family 125 protein: MTAIFDHCFGNTLNTTIQRMPDGTTFVITGDIPAMWLRDSAAQVRPFLALAAEVEELADMIEGLVRRQLECILLDPYANAFNEAPNAAGHQDDETEMSPWLWERKYEIDSLCYPLQLGYLLWRNTGRTSHFNETFRQAASAVLRLWRTEQHHETESPYRFQRFHGPDSDTLSRDGKGSPTAYTGMTWSGFRPSDDACAYGYLIPSNMFAVVVLRRLAEIAAEVMEDEELAEEAKTLAEEIDRGIRAYGICEHPEYGPVYVYETDGLGGCNLMDDANVPSLLSIPYLGYADKDDPIYRNTRRMILSEANPYFYKGAVAEGIGSPHTPAGYIWPIALAMQGLTADSREEKLRLLQLLEATTAGTGLMHEGFHADDPSRFTRPWFSWANMMFSELLLDYAGIEIKT, encoded by the coding sequence ATGACGGCGATATTCGACCATTGCTTCGGCAACACGCTGAACACGACCATTCAACGAATGCCCGATGGCACCACATTTGTTATAACAGGTGATATACCAGCTATGTGGCTTCGCGATTCCGCCGCCCAGGTCCGCCCTTTTCTGGCATTGGCGGCAGAGGTCGAGGAATTGGCGGACATGATCGAAGGGTTGGTCCGCAGGCAGCTGGAATGCATTTTGCTTGATCCGTATGCCAACGCTTTCAATGAAGCTCCGAATGCTGCCGGCCATCAGGATGACGAGACGGAGATGAGTCCTTGGCTGTGGGAAAGGAAATACGAGATCGATTCCCTCTGTTATCCGCTGCAGCTCGGCTACCTGCTGTGGAGGAACACGGGCCGCACCTCGCACTTCAATGAAACCTTCCGGCAGGCGGCTTCCGCGGTGCTGAGACTGTGGCGGACCGAGCAGCATCATGAAACCGAATCGCCTTACCGGTTTCAGCGGTTCCATGGCCCCGACAGCGATACGTTGAGCAGGGACGGCAAGGGCAGTCCGACCGCCTATACCGGGATGACCTGGAGCGGCTTCCGGCCGAGCGACGATGCCTGCGCATATGGCTACCTGATTCCTTCCAACATGTTCGCCGTCGTGGTTCTCCGCCGCCTCGCGGAAATAGCGGCAGAAGTCATGGAAGACGAGGAGCTAGCGGAGGAAGCCAAGACGCTGGCGGAGGAGATCGACCGGGGAATCCGAGCCTATGGCATCTGCGAGCATCCCGAATACGGGCCTGTCTATGTCTACGAGACCGACGGTCTCGGAGGCTGCAATCTGATGGACGACGCGAATGTGCCGAGCCTGCTGTCCATTCCTTATCTGGGCTATGCGGACAAGGATGATCCCATCTACCGGAATACGAGGCGCATGATTCTGAGCGAGGCCAATCCGTACTTCTACAAGGGCGCCGTGGCGGAAGGCATCGGAAGTCCGCATACACCCGCGGGCTACATCTGGCCGATCGCGCTGGCGATGCAAGGACTGACCGCCGATTCCCGGGAGGAGAAGCTGCGGCTGCTCCAGCTGCTGGAGGCGACAACCGCCGGCACAGGACTGATGCATGAGGGCTTCCACGCCGACGATCCGTCCCGCTTCACCCGGCCATGGTTCTCATGGGCCAATATGATGTTCAGCGAGCTGCTGCTGGATTACGCCGGCATCGAGATCAAGACTTGA
- a CDS encoding glycoside hydrolase family 76 protein, producing MTWAERAEQSQRALENLYWNPSIQLYDIEIPCPDGACNTIFHYWWMAHAVDALVDGYLRTGNSVYADRLAELHDGIVRRNGGEWPNELYDDMEWMAIAWLRAFEATGHAAYKETVDILWADIQTGWNGHMGGGIAWQKSQLDYKNTPANAPAAILAARLHRLSGRPEDLEWALKIYGWLKESLVDPATGFVWDGMNRTGDGTIDKDWKFTYCQGVHIGAGVELYRITGDGSYLQDALRTAEAMRRELVDPASGLLPEEGDGDGGLFKGILVRYLGELVAEAPQEMAVIDLLEAQASSLWSRGRDPQRQVFSTSWSEPPEERVTLSAQLSGIMLLEQLAAMEKKALAAMPGSGRTYP from the coding sequence ATGACTTGGGCAGAACGAGCCGAGCAGTCGCAGCGGGCGCTGGAGAACTTGTACTGGAATCCTTCGATTCAACTGTACGACATCGAAATTCCTTGCCCCGACGGGGCGTGCAACACCATTTTCCACTACTGGTGGATGGCTCATGCCGTCGACGCTTTGGTAGACGGCTATCTCCGGACAGGAAATTCCGTCTATGCGGATCGGCTGGCGGAGCTTCATGACGGCATTGTCCGCCGCAATGGCGGCGAGTGGCCCAACGAGCTCTACGACGATATGGAATGGATGGCGATCGCCTGGCTAAGGGCGTTTGAGGCGACGGGCCATGCGGCATACAAGGAAACGGTCGATATTCTCTGGGCCGATATCCAGACCGGCTGGAACGGCCATATGGGCGGCGGCATCGCCTGGCAGAAGTCCCAGCTCGATTACAAAAACACGCCGGCCAACGCGCCGGCGGCCATTTTGGCGGCAAGGCTGCACCGGTTGTCGGGCCGTCCGGAGGATCTGGAATGGGCGCTCAAAATATACGGATGGCTGAAAGAGAGCCTGGTCGATCCGGCGACCGGCTTCGTATGGGACGGCATGAACCGCACCGGCGACGGGACGATCGACAAGGACTGGAAGTTCACGTATTGCCAGGGGGTCCATATCGGCGCAGGCGTGGAGCTGTACCGGATTACGGGCGATGGCAGCTATTTGCAGGACGCCCTGCGCACGGCTGAAGCGATGCGCAGGGAGCTGGTCGATCCGGCGAGCGGACTGCTTCCCGAGGAAGGGGATGGGGACGGCGGCTTGTTCAAGGGCATTCTCGTCCGGTATCTGGGAGAGCTCGTTGCCGAAGCTCCACAGGAGATGGCCGTCATTGACCTGCTGGAAGCTCAAGCCTCCTCGCTGTGGAGCCGAGGACGCGATCCGCAGCGCCAGGTGTTCAGCACCAGCTGGTCGGAGCCGCCGGAGGAAAGAGTGACGCTGAGCGCCCAGCTGAGCGGCATCATGCTGCTGGAGCAGCTGGCGGCGATGGAAAAGAAAGCTCTGGCGGCGATGCCGGGTTCCGGCAGGACGTATCCATGA
- a CDS encoding ABC transporter substrate-binding protein — protein sequence MKKWISVLAMSAVLLGTAAGCGNGDSGGDAAAGNSAGQSDSKGSGKPVELTFWGDWGGEGQKQFETMVDAFNKSQDKIKVKYVLQQDMITKFLTASTSGGAPDILFWDRWRTSLYAPKNVLAPVDDFLAKDGINKDDFYGEALKELSYDGKLYGLPLTVDARALFYNKKILEEAGVKPPTTWDELEQAAIKTTKWNGSKLEVAGFSLGDNGLFNMYLQQAGGQMLTEDGKKTDFNNDKGRSVLEFWDRLLNKDKVYKVGFEQGLGEGTDAFVTGKLAMQYTGPWMLSTYKKYGKDLDFGIVPPPVGPNGDKGSVMGGFGLVIPQGSKHQQEAWEFVKWWTANKDNALLWAKTSLNIPGYKPALEDPFFKDDPFWKPFLETLDIAKIRPAHPGYSVMENDGLIPNLQLFQQNKLSADDALKKSQQRGDQLLADNEAAK from the coding sequence ATGAAAAAATGGATATCCGTTCTTGCCATGTCCGCCGTTCTTCTCGGTACGGCCGCAGGCTGCGGCAATGGCGATTCGGGAGGGGACGCGGCAGCCGGCAATTCAGCCGGCCAGAGCGATTCGAAGGGGAGCGGCAAGCCGGTCGAGCTGACGTTCTGGGGCGATTGGGGCGGCGAAGGCCAGAAGCAGTTCGAGACGATGGTCGACGCCTTCAATAAATCCCAGGATAAAATCAAGGTCAAATATGTGCTTCAACAGGATATGATCACCAAATTCCTGACGGCCTCCACCTCCGGCGGGGCTCCGGATATCCTGTTCTGGGACAGATGGCGCACGTCGCTGTACGCTCCGAAAAACGTGCTGGCGCCGGTGGACGACTTCCTGGCCAAGGACGGCATCAACAAGGATGACTTCTACGGCGAGGCGCTCAAGGAGCTGTCCTACGACGGCAAGCTGTACGGACTTCCGCTGACTGTCGATGCGCGCGCTCTCTTCTACAATAAAAAGATTTTGGAGGAAGCTGGCGTCAAGCCGCCGACAACCTGGGATGAACTGGAGCAGGCGGCGATCAAAACGACCAAGTGGAACGGCAGCAAGCTGGAAGTCGCGGGCTTCTCCCTGGGCGACAACGGATTGTTCAATATGTACCTGCAGCAGGCCGGCGGCCAGATGCTGACGGAGGACGGCAAGAAGACGGACTTCAACAACGACAAGGGAAGGTCGGTTCTGGAGTTCTGGGACCGCCTGCTGAACAAGGACAAGGTGTACAAGGTCGGCTTCGAGCAGGGCCTTGGAGAAGGCACGGACGCCTTCGTCACCGGCAAGCTGGCGATGCAGTATACGGGGCCATGGATGCTCAGCACATACAAAAAATACGGCAAAGACCTCGATTTCGGCATCGTTCCGCCTCCGGTAGGGCCGAACGGCGACAAAGGCAGCGTCATGGGCGGCTTCGGCCTGGTCATTCCGCAGGGCTCCAAGCATCAGCAGGAAGCCTGGGAGTTCGTCAAGTGGTGGACGGCGAACAAGGACAACGCGCTGCTGTGGGCCAAAACGAGCCTGAACATCCCGGGCTACAAGCCGGCGCTCGAGGATCCGTTCTTCAAGGACGATCCGTTCTGGAAGCCGTTCCTGGAAACGCTGGACATCGCCAAGATCCGGCCGGCCCATCCGGGATACTCGGTCATGGAGAATGACGGCCTCATCCCGAATCTGCAGCTGTTCCAGCAGAACAAGCTGAGCGCGGACGATGCGCTGAAAAAATCGCAGCAGCGCGGGGACCAGCTGCTGGCGGACAACGAAGCCGCCAAGTAA
- a CDS encoding carbohydrate ABC transporter permease: MPATTAFAARKALSRITFYAAAILISVGMFLPFFWSLMTSFKPSDEIFSVPIKWIPSSLTLEHYRSAFTTVPFGLYFLNSFILAASGVLCNLFFGSLSGYAFAKLNFRLNKPLFKVLLAAMVIPGIVTMIPSFYVLMHFPLIGGNDIGGAGGHGFLNSFWGIILPGASGSFAVFFMRQFFLTLPSDMMEMARIEGCGEFRIFWNIYLPLTKPALATLGIFTFQAGWNSFLWPMIILNDPQKATIQMGLQAFSYNHQTDFGPMMAGALIATLPILILFLMLQKYFVQGIAFSGTKG; this comes from the coding sequence ATGCCGGCAACGACAGCCTTCGCGGCCCGGAAGGCTCTGTCGAGAATAACGTTCTACGCGGCCGCTATACTCATATCCGTCGGCATGTTCCTGCCCTTCTTCTGGAGCTTGATGACATCGTTCAAGCCGAGCGATGAGATTTTCTCCGTCCCGATCAAATGGATTCCGTCCAGCCTGACGCTGGAGCATTACCGGAGCGCGTTCACGACGGTTCCGTTCGGACTGTATTTCCTCAATTCCTTCATCCTAGCGGCGAGCGGCGTGCTGTGCAACCTGTTTTTCGGCTCGCTCAGCGGCTACGCCTTCGCCAAGCTGAACTTCAGGCTGAACAAGCCGCTGTTCAAGGTGCTGCTGGCCGCAATGGTCATTCCGGGCATCGTGACGATGATCCCGAGCTTCTACGTGCTGATGCATTTTCCGCTGATCGGCGGCAACGATATCGGCGGGGCGGGCGGCCACGGCTTTCTCAATTCATTCTGGGGCATCATCCTGCCGGGAGCTTCCGGCTCGTTCGCCGTGTTCTTCATGCGCCAGTTCTTCCTTACGTTGCCGTCGGACATGATGGAGATGGCCCGGATCGAGGGCTGCGGGGAGTTCCGGATTTTCTGGAACATCTACCTGCCTCTGACCAAGCCGGCTCTGGCGACGCTCGGCATCTTCACGTTCCAGGCGGGCTGGAACAGCTTCCTGTGGCCGATGATCATTCTGAACGATCCCCAGAAGGCGACGATCCAGATGGGGCTGCAGGCGTTCTCGTACAACCACCAGACCGACTTCGGTCCGATGATGGCGGGCGCGCTGATCGCGACGCTGCCGATTCTTATCCTGTTCCTCATGCTTCAGAAGTATTTCGTGCAAGGCATCGCGTTCAGCGGCACCAAGGGGTGA
- a CDS encoding sigma-70 family RNA polymerase sigma factor, whose product MHGKGGNDIQSDIEWLQSVRDGGPERFGEIIDEYGAYLYRTVYAVLRSPQDTEDVLQEALLAISRALPECRLEGFKTWITRIAVNRAIDYRRKRQRQEARSGSGEALDDSPEVMMRSGERNDSPPDQLIAMEERRRVQDKLEELPPEYKGIVRDYYFRRRSYQEISEESGLKPKSVESKLYRARSWMKRHWRREDFD is encoded by the coding sequence ATTCATGGGAAGGGGGGAAACGACATCCAAAGCGATATCGAATGGCTGCAGTCCGTCCGCGACGGCGGCCCGGAACGGTTCGGCGAAATTATCGACGAGTACGGGGCTTATCTGTACCGGACCGTGTATGCCGTCCTGCGATCCCCCCAGGATACCGAGGACGTCCTGCAGGAGGCGCTGCTGGCGATCAGCCGGGCGCTTCCGGAGTGCAGGCTGGAAGGCTTCAAGACTTGGATCACCCGCATCGCCGTCAACCGAGCCATCGATTACAGGCGCAAGCGGCAGCGGCAGGAGGCGAGGTCAGGATCAGGCGAAGCGCTTGATGATTCGCCGGAAGTCATGATGAGGAGCGGGGAACGGAACGATTCCCCTCCGGATCAGCTGATTGCGATGGAGGAGCGCCGGCGGGTGCAGGACAAGCTCGAGGAGCTTCCTCCGGAATATAAAGGGATCGTCAGGGACTATTATTTCCGCCGCCGATCCTATCAGGAAATCTCGGAGGAAAGCGGCCTGAAGCCGAAAAGCGTCGAGTCCAAGCTGTACCGGGCGCGAAGCTGGATGAAGCGACATTGGAGAAGGGAGGATTTCGATTGA